From a region of the Coprococcus comes ATCC 27758 genome:
- the mobV gene encoding MobV family relaxase — MPYAILRFQKRKAGGVAACERHNERKKEAYKSNPDIDMERSKDNYHLVNPPRYTYKKEINRMVAEAGCRTRKDSVMMVETLITASPEFMNSLPPKEQKAYFTMALDFISERVGEKNILSAVVHMDERTPHMHLCFVPITPDNKLSAKTILGNQKSLSEWQTAYHERMSSRWNQLERGQSSMETKRKHVPTWLYKLGGRLDKQYEEIVSALSDINAFNAGKKRDKALELIAAWLPDVEKFSKEISKQSAYINSLKEQIGQESDYAGRMRDEKYEQELKVQKANQKIFELQRTNEQMGRLLSKIPPEVLEELQKNHKSRAKER, encoded by the coding sequence ATGCCCTATGCAATCCTGCGTTTCCAGAAACGCAAAGCGGGCGGCGTTGCGGCTTGCGAACGCCACAACGAGCGTAAAAAAGAAGCCTATAAAAGCAATCCAGATATAGATATGGAACGCTCGAAAGATAACTACCATCTTGTGAATCCGCCGAGGTACACCTACAAGAAAGAGATTAACCGCATGGTAGCCGAAGCAGGGTGCAGGACGAGGAAAGATAGCGTGATGATGGTGGAAACGCTTATCACGGCTTCGCCAGAATTTATGAACAGCCTGCCGCCCAAAGAACAGAAAGCGTATTTTACGATGGCTCTGGATTTCATTTCAGAGCGTGTCGGGGAGAAAAATATCCTCTCCGCAGTCGTCCACATGGACGAGAGAACGCCGCATATGCACCTCTGTTTTGTGCCGATTACACCAGACAATAAGCTGTCTGCCAAAACAATTTTAGGCAATCAAAAGAGCCTGTCCGAATGGCAGACCGCCTACCATGAGCGGATGTCCTCACGGTGGAATCAGCTTGAAAGAGGTCAGTCCTCAATGGAAACGAAGCGGAAACATGTCCCCACATGGCTCTATAAGTTGGGCGGCAGGCTTGATAAACAGTATGAGGAAATTGTGTCTGCACTGTCCGACATCAACGCCTTTAATGCAGGGAAGAAGCGTGACAAGGCTCTGGAACTGATTGCGGCATGGCTCCCAGACGTGGAGAAATTCTCAAAGGAAATCAGTAAGCAGAGTGCCTATATCAATAGCCTAAAGGAGCAAATCGGGCAGGAATCAGACTATGCGGGGCGTATGCGTGATGAAAAGTATGAGCAGGAACTAAAGGTGCAGAAAGCGAACCAGAAGATATTTGAGTTGCAGAGAACCAACGAGCAGATGGGGCGGCTGCTCTCAAAGATACCGCCCGAAGTGTTGGAAGAATTGCAGAAAAACCATAAAAGCAGAGCGAAAGAAAGGTAG
- a CDS encoding AAA family ATPase, giving the protein MQKLQTVNAETLLYEPLEKPSFVVDSLIPTGLSLFCGSQKIGKSWLMLKLCLCVSQGLPLWDMPTMEGDVLYLCLEDTFCRIQDRLFRLTNEASRRLHFAVASCKLSDGLIVQLEDYLKDYPNSRLIVIDTLQKVRTASKDNAYASDYGDISLIKDFADRHSLAVIVVHHIRKQNDSDVFNKVSGTTGLTGSADATFVLEKEKRASDTAKLYVTGRDTPYQEYTLRFRDCSWELVERKTQEQLAKETIPDVLFRLVDFMRDKEEWAGTATELLAAMRETETIPTVITKWLNEYRTTFLNENHIVYQYSRKKHGRQISLAKRAGDSGDGGDSDIGIPPVTVIDA; this is encoded by the coding sequence ATGCAGAAGTTACAGACAGTCAACGCCGAAACGCTCCTTTATGAACCGCTTGAGAAGCCGTCCTTTGTGGTGGACAGCCTTATCCCCACAGGCTTGTCGCTGTTCTGCGGCTCACAGAAGATAGGAAAGAGCTGGCTCATGCTGAAGCTATGTTTATGCGTGTCGCAGGGACTTCCCTTGTGGGATATGCCGACAATGGAGGGCGACGTGCTTTACCTCTGCCTTGAGGACACGTTCTGCCGTATACAGGACAGGCTGTTCCGATTGACGAACGAAGCGAGCAGGCGGCTTCACTTTGCCGTGGCAAGCTGCAAGCTGTCAGACGGTCTTATCGTGCAGCTTGAAGATTATCTGAAAGATTACCCAAACAGCAGGCTTATTGTCATTGACACTTTGCAGAAAGTCCGTACAGCTTCAAAAGACAATGCCTACGCAAGCGACTATGGGGACATCTCACTAATCAAAGACTTTGCCGACAGGCATTCATTGGCGGTCATTGTCGTACACCACATCCGAAAGCAGAATGACAGCGATGTGTTCAACAAGGTGTCTGGGACGACAGGCTTAACGGGGAGTGCGGACGCTACCTTTGTTCTGGAAAAGGAGAAACGGGCATCCGACACCGCCAAGCTGTATGTGACGGGCAGGGACACGCCCTATCAGGAATACACGCTGCGTTTCCGTGATTGCAGTTGGGAACTTGTGGAGAGAAAAACGCAGGAGCAGCTTGCGAAAGAAACGATACCAGACGTCCTTTTTCGGTTGGTGGATTTTATGAGGGATAAGGAAGAATGGGCAGGCACGGCAACGGAGCTGTTAGCCGCTATGAGGGAAACGGAAACCATACCCACGGTGATTACGAAATGGCTCAATGAATACCGCACCACATTTTTAAATGAGAACCATATCGTTTATCAGTACAGCCGCAAAAAACACGGCAGGCAGATTTCGCTTGCAAAGCGGGCGGGTGACAGCGGTGACGGTGGTGACAGCGATATTGGGATACCCCCTGTTACTGTCATTGACGCTTAA
- a CDS encoding RNA polymerase sigma factor gives MAYRVKAYTLREESTESGTRYFISFKDGQGKSHELEVSEQFFMEFRQMERRNRNLLQWDERHREFSEVWDETLNRRALKLPKSIEEQMIEAERAELLCKAVDGLPEIQRRRFLLYYEYEFNFYQIAAMEHCTASAIQKSVAIAKEKVKAEMRKYLQP, from the coding sequence ATGGCATACAGAGTTAAGGCGTACACGCTTCGGGAGGAATCCACGGAAAGCGGCACAAGGTATTTTATCAGCTTTAAGGACGGGCAGGGCAAATCCCACGAGTTGGAAGTGTCGGAACAGTTCTTTATGGAGTTTCGGCAGATGGAACGCAGGAACAGGAATCTCCTCCAATGGGACGAGCGGCACAGGGAGTTTTCGGAAGTATGGGACGAAACGCTGAACAGGCGGGCGTTGAAGCTGCCTAAGAGCATAGAGGAACAAATGATTGAGGCAGAACGGGCAGAACTGCTCTGTAAGGCGGTTGACGGACTGCCAGAGATACAAAGGCGGCGTTTCCTGCTCTACTACGAGTATGAGTTCAATTTTTACCAAATCGCCGCTATGGAGCATTGCACCGCTTCGGCAATACAGAAATCTGTTGCGATTGCAAAGGAGAAAGTAAAGGCGGAAATGAGGAAGTATCTCCAACCGTGA
- a CDS encoding sigma-70 family RNA polymerase sigma factor, giving the protein MAYNHGREDRKWRIWKEAEEKLLRECGVDEATIEQIRIADRADFNSNRRFYRWTNDIAEYLEDMADRERQTEVGTVAELLDEIESENLYQVLVAVDGRTLKIVLLKMQGYSTKEIAPLVHLTTGAIYARLDHLRKKLRKFYSV; this is encoded by the coding sequence ATGGCATATAACCACGGACGGGAGGACAGGAAATGGCGTATCTGGAAAGAAGCGGAGGAAAAGCTGCTGCGTGAGTGCGGCGTTGATGAAGCGACCATTGAGCAGATACGCATTGCGGACAGGGCAGACTTCAATTCCAACAGGCGGTTTTACCGATGGACGAATGACATTGCGGAATACCTTGAGGACATGGCAGACAGGGAGCGGCAGACGGAAGTGGGTACGGTTGCGGAGTTACTGGACGAGATTGAGAGCGAAAATCTCTATCAAGTATTAGTCGCGGTGGACGGGCGTACCTTGAAAATCGTCCTGCTGAAAATGCAGGGGTATTCCACAAAGGAGATTGCCCCGCTCGTGCATTTGACGACTGGTGCCATCTATGCGAGGTTAGACCATCTGCGGAAGAAGCTACGAAAATTTTATAGCGTCTAA
- a CDS encoding sigma-70 family RNA polymerase sigma factor, with the protein MKYAPRKVYIKESGRYVELSYTDFCRRRESDQTYMDKLFIPIQGCLLEVVREQYTDFYRDKERWRYLKKLDTKNSLLSLDGFTDSEGKPLDFIADEAADIAETVVNAVMVDRLKAALPLLSDSEQELIQAIFFDGLSEREVGARFGITQSVVNKRKARILRKLRKIIEN; encoded by the coding sequence GTGAAATACGCACCGAGAAAGGTATATATCAAGGAAAGCGGCAGATATGTGGAACTGTCCTATACGGATTTCTGCCGCCGCAGGGAATCCGACCAGACCTATATGGACAAGCTGTTTATCCCCATTCAAGGCTGTCTGCTTGAAGTCGTGAGGGAGCAATACACGGACTTCTACCGAGATAAGGAACGGTGGCGTTATCTGAAAAAATTAGATACGAAGAACAGCCTGCTTTCTCTGGATGGATTTACGGACAGCGAGGGGAAGCCTTTAGACTTTATCGCTGATGAAGCGGCAGACATTGCGGAAACCGTTGTCAATGCGGTTATGGTGGACAGGCTGAAAGCCGCCCTGCCTTTGCTGTCGGATAGTGAACAGGAATTGATACAGGCAATCTTTTTTGACGGACTTTCTGAGCGTGAAGTCGGGGCGAGGTTCGGCATAACCCAGAGCGTTGTGAACAAACGCAAAGCCAGAATCCTAAGAAAACTAAGAAAGATAATAGAAAATTAA
- a CDS encoding cysteine-rich KTR domain-containing protein, whose amino-acid sequence MMKCEWILCPVCGNKTRNKIRKDTVLENYPLYCPKCRQERLIKVDNLKITVIKEPDA is encoded by the coding sequence ATGATGAAATGCGAATGGATATTGTGTCCTGTTTGTGGGAACAAAACCCGTAATAAAATTAGGAAGGACACTGTTTTGGAGAATTATCCCCTTTATTGTCCAAAATGCAGACAAGAAAGATTGATTAAAGTTGACAACTTGAAGATAACTGTCATCAAAGAGCCAGACGCTTAA
- the tet(O) gene encoding tetracycline resistance ribosomal protection protein Tet(O): MKIINLGILAHVDAGKTTLTESLLYTSGAIAELGSVDEGTTRTDTMNLERQRGITIQTAVTSFQWEDVKVNIIDTPGHMDFLAEVYRSLSVLDGAVLLVSAKDGIQAQTRILFHALQTMKIPTIFFINKIDQEGIDLPMVYREMKAKLSSEIIVKQKVGQHPHINVTDNDDMEQWDAVIMGNDELLEKYMSGKPFKMSELEQEENRRFQNGTLFPVYHGSAKNNLGIRQLIEVIASKFYSSTPEGQSELCGQVFKIEYSEKRRRFVYVRIYSGTLHLRDVIRISEKEKIKITEMCVPTNGELYSSDTACSGDIVILPNDVLQLNSILGNGILLPQRKFIENPLPMLQTTIAVKKSEQREILLGALTEISDGDPLLKYYVDTTTHEIILSFLGKVQMEVICAILEEKYHVEAEIKEPTVIYMERPLRKAEYTIHIEVPPNPFWASVGLSIEPLPIGSGVQYESRVSLGYLNQSFQNAVMEGVLYGCEQGLYGWKVTDCKICFEYGLYYSPVSTPADFRLLSPIVLEQALKKAGTELLEPYLHFEIYAPQEYLSRAYHDAPRYCADIVSTQIKNDEVILKGEIPARCIQEYRNDLTYFTNGQGVCLTELKGYQPAIGKFICQPRRPNSRIDKVRHMFHKLA; this comes from the coding sequence ATGAAAATAATTAACTTAGGCATTCTGGCTCACGTTGACGCAGGAAAGACAACATTAACGGAAAGTTTATTGTATACCAGTGGTGCAATTGCAGAACTAGGGAGCGTAGATGAAGGCACAACAAGGACAGATACAATGAATTTGGAGCGTCAAAGGGGAATCACTATCCAGACAGCAGTGACATCTTTTCAGTGGGAGGATGTAAAAGTCAACATTATAGATACGCCAGGCCATATGGATTTTTTGGCGGAAGTATACCGTTCTTTATCCGTATTAGACGGAGCAGTATTATTAGTTTCTGCAAAGGATGGCATACAGGCACAGACCCGTATACTGTTTCATGCACTACAGACAATGAAGATTCCGACAATTTTTTTCATCAATAAAATTGACCAAGAGGGGATTGATTTGCCAATGGTATATCGAGAAATGAAAGCAAAGCTTTCTTCGGAAATTATAGTGAAGCAAAAGGTTGGGCAGCATCCCCATATAAATGTAACGGACAATGACGATATGGAACAGTGGGATGCGGTAATTATGGGAAACGATGAACTATTAGAGAAATATATGTCAGGGAAACCGTTTAAAATGTCAGAACTGGAACAGGAAGAAAACAGGAGATTCCAAAACGGAACGTTATTTCCCGTTTATCACGGAAGCGCTAAAAACAATCTGGGGATTCGGCAGCTTATAGAAGTGATTGCCAGTAAATTTTATTCATCAACGCCTGAAGGTCAATCTGAACTATGCGGGCAGGTTTTTAAGATTGAATATTCAGAGAAAAGGCGGCGTTTTGTTTATGTGCGTATATATAGCGGAACATTGCATTTGAGGGATGTTATTAGAATATCTGAAAAAGAGAAAATAAAAATCACAGAGATGTGTGTTCCGACAAACGGTGAATTATATTCATCCGATACAGCCTGCTCTGGTGATATTGTAATTTTACCAAATGATGTTTTGCAGCTAAACAGTATTTTGGGGAACGGAATACTGTTGCCGCAGAGAAAATTTATTGAAAATCCTCTCCCTATGCTCCAAACAACGATTGCAGTAAAGAAATCTGAACAGCGGGAAATATTGCTTGGGGCACTTACAGAAATTTCAGATGGCGACCCTCTTTTAAAATATTATGTGGATACTACAACGCATGAGATTATACTTTCTTTTTTGGGGAAAGTGCAGATGGAAGTCATTTGTGCCATCCTTGAGGAAAAATATCATGTGGAGGCAGAAATAAAAGAGCCTACTGTTATATATATGGAAAGACCGCTTAGAAAAGCAGAATATACCATCCACATAGAAGTCCCGCCAAATCCTTTCTGGGCTTCTGTCGGGTTGTCCATAGAGCCGCTCCCTATTGGAAGCGGAGTGCAGTATGAAAGCAGAGTTTCACTTGGATATTTAAATCAATCGTTCCAAAATGCGGTTATGGAGGGGGTTCTTTATGGCTGCGAGCAGGGGCTGTATGGATGGAAAGTGACAGACTGTAAAATCTGTTTTGAATATGGATTGTATTATAGTCCTGTAAGTACCCCCGCAGACTTTCGGCTGCTTTCCCCTATCGTATTGGAGCAGGCTTTAAAAAAAGCAGGGACAGAACTATTAGAGCCATATCTCCACTTTGAAATTTATGCACCGCAGGAATATCTCTCACGGGCGTATCATGATGCTCCAAGGTATTGTGCAGATATTGTAAGTACTCAGATAAAGAATGACGAGGTCATTCTGAAAGGAGAAATCCCTGCTAGATGTATTCAAGAATACAGGAACGATTTAACTTATTTCACAAATGGGCAGGGAGTCTGCTTGACAGAGTTAAAAGGATACCAGCCAGCTATTGGTAAATTTATTTGCCAACCCCGCCGCCCGAATAGCCGTATAGATAAGGTTCGGCATATGTTCCACAAGTTAGCTTAA
- a CDS encoding TnpV protein produces the protein MAKSLFEELGGKYERQGDYLIPCLTVPAEEEQAIGIWGQRHLDYLKQYRKVTYTNLLTSGRLNAYLADINRQAQERFERLIEGMKQAQGITEQLKAENALEWTGCLNNIRACAREIVEKEIIFA, from the coding sequence ATGGCAAAATCATTATTTGAGGAACTGGGCGGCAAATACGAAAGGCAAGGGGATTATTTGATACCGTGCTTAACTGTACCCGCCGAAGAAGAACAGGCAATAGGCATCTGGGGGCAACGGCATTTAGATTATCTAAAACAGTACCGTAAAGTTACATACACCAATCTTCTTACAAGCGGCAGGCTAAACGCCTACCTTGCCGACATCAACAGACAGGCACAGGAACGCTTTGAAAGGCTCATAGAGGGTATGAAACAGGCACAGGGCATAACGGAACAGCTAAAGGCAGAAAACGCCTTAGAATGGACAGGATGCCTCAATAACATAAGGGCTTGTGCGAGGGAGATTGTGGAAAAGGAAATTATTTTTGCATAA
- a CDS encoding type II toxin-antitoxin system RelE/ParE family toxin → MENKSYQLRCLSIFETDLLSTVNYITNVLKNEDAAHRLVDDIESAILKRLENPLAFEPYRSAKRREYPYYRIYVRNYVVYYVVIGNVMEVRRLIYKST, encoded by the coding sequence ATGGAAAATAAATCTTATCAGCTTCGCTGCTTGTCAATATTTGAAACTGATTTGCTAAGTACGGTAAATTACATTACAAATGTCTTGAAAAATGAAGATGCAGCACATCGGTTGGTTGATGATATTGAAAGTGCCATATTGAAAAGGCTGGAAAATCCTCTTGCGTTTGAACCTTATCGTTCTGCAAAAAGGAGAGAGTATCCATATTATCGGATTTATGTGAGGAATTATGTGGTATATTATGTGGTTATCGGGAATGTTATGGAAGTAAGGCGACTGATATATAAAAGCACTTGA
- a CDS encoding type II toxin-antitoxin system Phd/YefM family antitoxin produces MIQIRPVSDLRNKFPEIETLVNSGNPVYLTKNGYGAMVVLSLEEYASLTDNIEMKLDEADRQAAGTDERLSHESVFKNARSAIHGK; encoded by the coding sequence ATGATACAAATTCGCCCAGTTTCTGATCTCAGAAATAAATTTCCTGAAATAGAGACTCTTGTTAATAGTGGAAATCCTGTGTATTTAACTAAAAATGGATATGGAGCTATGGTTGTTTTAAGTTTAGAAGAGTATGCAAGCCTCACTGATAATATCGAAATGAAGCTTGATGAAGCTGACAGACAGGCTGCGGGAACCGATGAAAGACTTTCTCACGAAAGCGTGTTCAAAAATGCAAGGAGTGCAATACATGGAAAATAA
- a CDS encoding helix-turn-helix domain-containing protein codes for MFTYAPLWQTLKDKGISQYELIKTYHISTGTLDALRKNKSVTMNTLHDICVILDCPIEAVVKIEKGDK; via the coding sequence TTGTTTACCTACGCCCCATTATGGCAGACATTAAAAGATAAGGGGATTTCTCAATATGAATTAATCAAAACCTACCACATAAGCACTGGAACATTAGATGCTCTTAGGAAAAACAAAAGTGTTACCATGAATACTCTACATGATATTTGTGTTATTTTAGATTGTCCTATAGAAGCGGTAGTTAAAATTGAAAAAGGTGATAAATAA
- a CDS encoding TraM recognition domain-containing protein: MDWKLNDKILATMRSRGISCSIIIQNIAQMKVVLWSLS; encoded by the coding sequence GTGGATTGGAAACTAAATGACAAGATTCTGGCAACCATGCGTTCCAGAGGGATTTCCTGCAGTATCATCATCCAGAACATTGCACAGATGAAAGTGGTTCTTTGGTCATTATCATGA
- a CDS encoding helix-turn-helix transcriptional regulator has protein sequence MEISDLIKSARIEKGLTQQQLADVVFVTRQTISKWELGKSVPDQASLILLYQYLDIKDNEKKQLSKLIFNKQNIILILIAILFSPMVIGVRFICCKIDKIENRKIKAVIKVIGFVVFSSYLVSLKENVAYLLIGIFSLVYLLYQFYLSGLETK, from the coding sequence ATGGAAATATCAGATTTGATTAAATCAGCCAGAATTGAAAAGGGCTTAACCCAACAACAACTGGCTGATGTTGTCTTTGTTACGCGACAGACAATTTCGAAATGGGAATTGGGAAAAAGTGTTCCTGACCAAGCCTCTCTTATATTGCTATACCAGTATTTGGACATCAAGGATAATGAGAAAAAACAGTTATCAAAGCTTATTTTTAATAAGCAAAATATTATATTAATTTTGATTGCAATCTTATTTTCTCCTATGGTTATTGGAGTACGTTTTATCTGTTGTAAAATTGATAAGATTGAAAATCGAAAAATTAAAGCGGTAATCAAGGTTATTGGCTTTGTTGTATTTTCATCGTATCTAGTATCTTTAAAAGAAAATGTGGCGTATTTGTTAATTGGTATATTTTCTCTGGTGTATTTGTTATATCAATTCTATTTGAGTGGATTGGAAACTAAATGA
- a CDS encoding alpha/beta hydrolase has translation MDKAVIYIHGKGGNAEEAIHYKPLFSNCDVIGLDYTAQFPWEAKEEFPLLFNSIYRNYKTVEVIANSIGAYFAINALSNQQIEKAYFISPVVDMERLIADMMIWANVTEDELKEKKEIQTTFGETLSWDYLCYARENPIIWEIPTHILYGEKDNLTAYGTIFEFVQRTNSTLSIMKNGEHWFHTDEQMKFLDEWIIKSSK, from the coding sequence GTGGATAAAGCAGTTATTTATATACATGGAAAAGGTGGTAATGCTGAAGAAGCTATTCATTACAAACCGCTCTTTAGTAATTGTGATGTGATTGGTCTCGACTATACTGCACAGTTTCCATGGGAAGCAAAAGAAGAATTTCCATTACTTTTTAATTCAATTTATAGAAACTACAAGACGGTTGAAGTAATTGCCAATAGCATTGGAGCGTATTTTGCTATCAATGCCTTATCAAATCAGCAAATAGAGAAAGCATATTTTATTTCGCCCGTTGTAGATATGGAAAGGCTTATTGCTGATATGATGATTTGGGCAAATGTTACAGAGGATGAACTCAAAGAGAAAAAAGAAATTCAGACAACCTTTGGAGAGACTCTTTCATGGGATTATCTTTGCTATGCAAGAGAAAATCCTATTATATGGGAAATCCCAACGCACATTTTATATGGTGAAAAAGATAATCTTACCGCTTATGGAACGATATTTGAATTTGTACAGAGGACTAATTCAACACTTTCTATTATGAAAAATGGAGAGCATTGGTTTCATACGGATGAACAAATGAAATTTCTTGATGAATGGATAATAAAATCTTCCAAATAA
- a CDS encoding succinate dehydrogenase/fumarate reductase iron-sulfur subunit, whose product MIHLVYKIRIRRQESQKADSYWQEFEFDGSKNSSVATVLKELNSTLKDNSGTIVTPISWECSCMVRKCGACAMLINERPRLACSTFLHMLKGSTITLEPLSKFPLVRDLIVDRSNLFENLKKLNLWLESEAYMSSWTHEPRYQSARCLMCGCCLEVCPNFSANGTFAGAVAAVNAFRILNEEQESTHLNEISAEYKKKYFEGCGKSLSCHDICPIGLPVEELLVRSNAAAVWGK is encoded by the coding sequence GTGATTCACTTGGTATATAAAATAAGAATCAGGCGGCAGGAGAGTCAGAAAGCAGACAGTTATTGGCAGGAATTTGAGTTTGACGGAAGCAAAAACAGCTCTGTTGCCACTGTTCTAAAGGAATTGAACAGTACTTTGAAAGATAACTCAGGAACTATAGTTACTCCCATCAGCTGGGAATGTAGCTGTATGGTGCGAAAATGTGGGGCTTGCGCCATGCTGATTAACGAACGTCCGAGGCTGGCATGCTCTACATTTCTACATATGTTAAAAGGTTCTACAATCACCTTGGAACCTTTAAGCAAATTTCCGCTTGTAAGAGATTTGATCGTTGACCGGTCAAATCTGTTTGAAAATTTGAAAAAACTGAACCTTTGGCTTGAAAGTGAAGCTTATATGAGTTCGTGGACACATGAACCGAGATACCAGTCGGCACGCTGTCTGATGTGTGGCTGCTGCCTTGAAGTGTGTCCTAACTTCTCTGCAAATGGGACTTTCGCAGGCGCTGTTGCTGCAGTCAACGCATTTCGGATTCTGAATGAAGAACAGGAAAGCACTCATTTGAATGAGATTTCTGCTGAATATAAGAAGAAATATTTTGAGGGATGCGGGAAGTCGTTATCTTGTCATGATATTTGTCCGATTGGTCTGCCTGTGGAAGAACTGCTTGTAAGGTCGAATGCAGCGGCTGTTTGGGGCAAATAA
- a CDS encoding FAD-dependent oxidoreductase yields the protein MSKTIIIIGAGLAGLSAALQAAENGCNVKLVSSFPSERAQSVMAEGGINAALNTKDENDSPEEHFTDTIKAACGLADPNAVWGMTQAAPERVHWLLELGVQFNMSGYDDVDLRNFGGQKKKRTAFAQSDTGKQIMTAMIDAVRRKEASGMVERFSHHSFLTLRLCGNICCGCVIRDEYSQETVELSGDAVIVATGGMHGLFGNTTGSLSNTGEVTAELFRLGVPLANGEMIQYHPTTVKCGGKRMLISEAARGEGGRLFAMKDGKQWYFMEEKYPELGNLMPRDITAREIWKVSHESEVFLDMTEISDEIISNKLSGLADDCMTYLHKDIRKEPVSVLPGIHYFMGGILVDEQHRTPIQNLYAAGECCAQYHGANRLGGNSLLGALYGGRVAAKSACEQADVVDLSCATQIDFPPASQISEIKQLNKVMQETMGVVRNENTLLNGIQTVQALTGNLPLLGMAVLKSALARKESRGAHWREDYPKSNDDDYLKTTVARFDGKQIQISFVPVPERR from the coding sequence ATGAGTAAGACAATTATTATTATAGGTGCTGGACTGGCAGGACTTTCAGCGGCTTTGCAGGCAGCGGAAAATGGATGCAATGTAAAACTGGTTTCCTCCTTTCCATCAGAGCGGGCGCAGTCTGTTATGGCGGAGGGCGGTATCAACGCAGCTTTGAATACAAAAGATGAAAACGACAGTCCCGAAGAACATTTCACAGATACAATAAAGGCGGCTTGCGGTCTGGCAGACCCAAATGCAGTTTGGGGAATGACACAGGCAGCACCGGAGCGGGTGCACTGGCTGTTAGAACTTGGAGTTCAATTTAACATGAGCGGCTATGATGATGTGGATCTGCGGAATTTTGGCGGGCAGAAAAAGAAAAGGACTGCTTTTGCGCAGAGCGATACCGGGAAGCAGATCATGACAGCTATGATAGACGCTGTTCGCAGGAAAGAAGCATCTGGTATGGTAGAACGGTTCAGCCATCATTCTTTCCTAACACTTCGTCTGTGTGGCAATATTTGTTGTGGCTGCGTAATCAGGGATGAATACAGTCAGGAGACTGTGGAATTATCGGGGGATGCGGTTATTGTTGCCACCGGTGGTATGCACGGATTGTTTGGAAATACAACGGGTTCGCTGAGCAATACAGGAGAAGTCACCGCAGAATTGTTCCGGCTTGGTGTTCCTCTGGCAAATGGCGAGATGATCCAGTATCATCCGACAACTGTGAAATGTGGTGGAAAACGCATGCTCATCAGCGAGGCGGCCAGAGGGGAAGGTGGCAGGTTGTTTGCCATGAAAGATGGAAAACAATGGTATTTCATGGAGGAAAAATACCCGGAGCTTGGAAATCTGATGCCACGAGATATTACCGCCAGAGAGATATGGAAGGTTAGCCATGAATCAGAGGTATTTCTTGACATGACGGAAATATCGGACGAGATTATTTCAAATAAGCTATCTGGTCTGGCAGACGATTGTATGACCTATCTGCATAAAGATATACGAAAGGAACCGGTGTCTGTTTTACCGGGAATTCACTATTTTATGGGAGGCATTCTGGTGGATGAGCAGCACAGAACGCCGATTCAGAATCTTTACGCTGCCGGAGAATGCTGTGCCCAATATCATGGTGCCAACCGTCTTGGTGGAAATTCTCTGTTAGGAGCGTTATACGGAGGACGTGTTGCGGCAAAATCAGCATGCGAACAGGCAGATGTAGTAGATCTATCTTGTGCGACACAGATAGATTTTCCACCAGCGTCCCAAATTTCAGAAATAAAGCAATTAAACAAAGTGATGCAGGAGACTATGGGCGTTGTCAGAAATGAGAATACGTTGTTAAATGGGATTCAAACGGTACAAGCGCTGACAGGAAATCTTCCATTGCTTGGCATGGCAGTTCTAAAGAGTGCTCTTGCAAGAAAAGAAAGCCGTGGTGCACACTGGCGGGAGGATTATCCGAAGAGCAATGACGATGATTACCTTAAAACAACGGTAGCCAGATTTGATGGAAAGCAGATACAGATTTCCTTTGTACCTGTTCCAGAAAGGCGGTGA